GCTTCGGCACCGACAAGATTCTGGCGCATTTGGCGAATTTCTTCGGCAGAGCCGCCACGCGCTTTAATATCTGAGGTCAGTTTACGCAGATCTTCTAGTTTGGAGAGTTGTTCTAAGTTTTCCTTCCAATCTTCAGGTAGTTCAGCAAACAGCTCTTTCAGTTTCTGCGCTTTTTGTACTTCAGTTAAGGACTGATCTGCCATGATGCTCATGCGGTCTAAGGTATATTCATGGTAGGTATTTTCGGTGCCAAAAAGGCCTTCGATTTCATAGTCAGAAAAGAACTGGCTGCGTAGGGTTTTCATCGAAGCAAAAATTTTACGATAGTACTCAGGGTCTTCTTTATCTAAGTTTGGCTCCTTCAGACTACCCAATTGCACACGATAATTTAAATAACGAGTCCAAAGATCTAGAATTTGTTTAAGGGCAGGTTCTTTATAACCTTGCTGGATATAGGCTTTAAAATCTTGCTTGATCTGATCTATATTTTTTTCCCCATATTGAGTAATAAAATATTCAAAACAATTACGAGTCTGCTCATTTACAACTAAGCGATTACTTTGGTCGAGCACCAGTTGGCAATTGACTTCGGTGTCTTGTTGGCTATCACTGACGAAAGTTAATCCTGCTGCATGTGGCAAGTCCGATGCAGCAGACAGTAAATTGGAGCTATTCTGCCCAGAGCTGTTGGTCATGGGTGCGGTGTTTGATCCGACCGTTGCATTGGGTGCAAGCCAGATGAGAAAACCGAGAATGACAGCGATGATCACGGCGAAAATGAGCCATAATTTCTTTTTTTGCATATCCTATGCCTAACATCCCTATTGTATTTTTTATTGCG
This DNA window, taken from Acinetobacter sp. WCHA55, encodes the following:
- a CDS encoding lipase secretion chaperone; translated protein: MQKKKLWLIFAVIIAVILGFLIWLAPNATVGSNTAPMTNSSGQNSSNLLSAASDLPHAAGLTFVSDSQQDTEVNCQLVLDQSNRLVVNEQTRNCFEYFITQYGEKNIDQIKQDFKAYIQQGYKEPALKQILDLWTRYLNYRVQLGSLKEPNLDKEDPEYYRKIFASMKTLRSQFFSDYEIEGLFGTENTYHEYTLDRMSIMADQSLTEVQKAQKLKELFAELPEDWKENLEQLSKLEDLRKLTSDIKARGGSAEEIRQMRQNLVGAEATVRLEKLDQDRRNWKSRVNTYLEQRDNILKSNMTQDAQQQAIQKLRDQQFNNSQEQLRLGAFETTYDTGGKLPFAD